Below is a genomic region from Triticum dicoccoides isolate Atlit2015 ecotype Zavitan chromosome 5A, WEW_v2.0, whole genome shotgun sequence.
TCTTCTGCAACGTGACGGACCCGGCGGAGGCGGCGCTGGTGGCGCTGGAGATCATGCACCACGGCGACATCATCGTGCTCGACTGCGCCGAGAACATGAACGACGGCAAGACGTACGCCTACTTCTCGTCCGTGCCGCGGCTGTTCGCGGCGGCGCCCTACGACTACGTGATGAAGACCGACGACGACACGTACCTGCGGGTGGCGGCGCTGGTGGCGGAGCTCCGTCCCCGGCCGCGCGACGACGTCTACCTCGGCTACGGCTACAACATGAGCGGGGACCCGAAGCTGTTCATGCACGGCATGGGGTACGTGCTGTCGTGGGACCTGGCGAGCTGGGTGTCGACGGCGGAGGAGATCCTGGCGCGGAACGACACGCTGGGGCCCGAGGACCTGATGCTCGGCAAGTGGCTCAACCTCGCCGGCAAGGGCCGGAACCGGTACGACCTCAAGCCGCGGATGTACGACCTCAGCTGGGACATGGACAACCTGCGGCCGGACAGCGTCGCCGTGCACATGCTCAAGGACAACCGCCGGTGGGCGACCACGCTCCGCTACTTCAACGTCACCGCCGGGATCAAGCCGTCCGAGCTGTACCACCTGCCGTGATCCATCGCTTCTTCTGTTCGTGATCCGTGCCGTGCGCCGTGTATTCGTCAACACTGTGTATCTAATTATTTTTAGATGTGAGATTTCGATCGAACATGCATATTGGCTGTAGAAGGATGAGAATGCACGTGTTGGCCGGCTCGAAGCCGCCGGGCAAGGTGCGGAAGCATCTCGGGCTCGGGGCTTTGCTTCTCGATGTTGCTGTCTTGCTGACGGTCGCATGGACCTTGCCGTTCGTGCATTTATTGATCGCGTCACGACGGTCGCCTTGTAGCGCGATTCTGGGATAAACTTTGTTAACCTGGTGTATATTCTACTACTCGATCGCTTTGTTAACCTGGTTATCTGATCGCGTCATGATGGTCTCGTTTTACTTATTCAAGCTAATGATGTGGGATCCATAAGGATCCAATGATCTGGCACAAAACAAAATAGGTAATGGGGGCGACTATCTGAGAATTTGCAAATTCTCGGTCGATTTTACAAATTTGTTCAACACATATCAATTTTTTATTATCATATTATAGAGAAAATGCTCATCTAGTGCAAACACTACAATGTTTGTTTTTAAAGCGTAGAAAATGACAAATCTTTTGCAGATCACAACATCATGTAGATGATGCTCCGCGTTGACTAAAATTGAAGTACCttttcttttttgaaaaaaaacacaACACTTTACTCAATCAAAATAATACAGGTACATTGTCTATGAGGAGGGGTACATTTTAACTCAAAGCCTCCTCAAACCAGTCAAAAGTCCAAGAAAATTTAGCCAACTTAAGAGCATTTACGGTTGGACTTGGCAAGTCCGACCCTTTATATGTCCGCGGACGCGTTCGGGCACGTCCGCGTGCGCATCCGGACGGCCCCTCATATTTTCCTCCCGGCATTCACATATCTTAAATCaagcgcttccgaggacacatgagaatatcgtcaagctagtttacaATACATTTACCTTAGCAGGGAAGATAACTTCCGAATCTCACAATACATTTAAGTACTTTTCAATTGGCAGAGAGTTAGCAAACGATATGCTAAAAATGTGTATTTATTGATCGATTCGTGAATTTATTTATCGTGTCATGACGGTCTCACTGAAGCACGATTCAAAATAAAGGTTCTAGCGGACTACTCACTTTGATTTTATTTTCCTATAATAAGTAAGCACATTGTCCCACACAACCCTGCTAGTTAAAATATCATCTAGCCTAATATAAAATGGGGTTAATGTCTACCTATCTGGACCATGGGTCTTGGGCCATCCAAACCACTCTATTTCCTTGTTTATCTTTGGTGGTGATATCGACGTCATCTAGTTGCTGCTAGTCAAGAGTGAAACCTCCACAAAGCATCCACCATTACTACCACAACTAATGTTGCTAAGGGATTCTCTCTTCGGAGGCGTCACATACAAAGATTTATCTCTCCCTCCTCTACAACACACACCGTTTTCTTGCTCGATTTGTCGAAGCACACCTCTTTTCGTCGATTTCTTCTTCATCCCCAATGTCCATCACGTCTACGTACCCATTTTTAACGTGCGTAGATGGTGAATCTATCAGTCTGTCCATTTCGACACTAACTATAGTGGAAAAGGGAGAGTTTTAGATGACACCATCTGCGAGTGTTTTTCATCGAGACGTATTTTGGGTTTATTTTTATTCTTGATTGTTTATTGCGGTTTTAGATCGGGAATCGTAAAAACTTTGCAggattcatttttatttttcttggaGGTATGGCCAATAATCCCCTCTTTTTCGGAGGGGAAAGCCTTGTGGCACACTTTATTGCAATCTAAAGATAGTTTACATCATTNNNNNNNNNNNNNNNNNNNNNNNNNNNNNNNNNNNNNNNNNNNNNNNNNNNNNNNNNNNNNNNNNNNNNNNNNNNNNNNNNNNNNNNNNNNNNNNNNNNNNNNNNNNNNNNNNNNNNNNNNNNNNNNNNNNNNNNNNNNNNNNNNNNNNNNNNNNNNNNNNNNNNNNNNNNNNNNNNNNNNNNNNNNNNNNNNNNNNNNNNNNNNNNNNNNNNNNNNNNNNNNNNNNNNNNNNNNNNNNNNNNNNNNNNNNNNNNNNNNNNNNNNNNNNNNNNNNNNNNNNNNNNNNNNNNNNNNNNNNNAAAACAAAGTGAGCTTCACTGACATGCATATCTAGCTTAATTGCGCGCCGCCTTATTTCCCTCCCACAGGCAATATTGAAACGTTATAGACATAATCATGTGTGCCCTCTCAAACCAATCGGTTAGAATGGTGGTACATGGGCTCTACACCTCGATAAATGCATTGTATGTTTGAGCGCCGGCGAGTCCAATTTAGAAACCGATGATCCCCACTTACCAAGTTCTAATATAAATTGGGTTAATACTTAAGCTCGAGAGAGTTTTCAAAGCACAAAAACATATTCCTATGCCCGTTTTCAAAGCACAAAGATTTCTTGGCGAGTTCTTTTCAAATACAAGGAAATGATTCAGTTTTAGGGCCAAAGATTATAGTTCTCGAACGAGCACTCGAAAAAATTCTGTAGGATCCTCATGATTAGGTATTCCCGGTGTATTTACCTCTTGTTTTTATGGTAGCATTAAGTATTTCTCTCGGTCTGTAGCAACCAACAAACTAGCCTGTTCCCGGTGTGATCCAATTTACCCCTTCTAAAACTCCCGGTGTATTTACCTTTTTTTTCTAGAGGGTAGCATTAAGTATTTCTTGGGGAGCTATTTTGAGAATGAAAAACATACGGAGATATCGCCAAGCTCGTCGTCTTTTCATCGAAGAAAGGGCGGTCTAGCAAAACAATGCAATTAAAATTGAGATCGTGATGTTATTATTTTTTTTTGCGAGAATCGTGATGTTTCTTTAATCTTGCTGAAATCTCAATAACCATGGGCATACCATTATTAACGTAATCAACGGGTTGGCAAGATCTCATATTCGATCACACGCAGGCCGGCCGAGGCAAGCCACGCACACGTCATGTAGAATCAAAGTGAGTAGCAACCGACAAGCTAGCATGTCCCCGGTGACGACCATTCTTGCCTCAGCCCTGCCTCCATCTCCATCATGCAAAGCAAACAAGCTAGCAACAAGCCACCGGGTTCGCCGCTCTGccgtgccatgccatgcttcatgccCGGGCATCTGCATCAGACCACGAATGATTGCTCGTGGCCCGTCTGCGAGCTGAAATAGACTATTGTTTGCAGGCATTCCATCTGCCACCTAACATCCCCCTCAACGTTGACACCTCTCCTAACAAATGTTAATGTTAATATGCACAAGAAGATCCGGTGGAAGGCGCAGATGGATCCCTTGT
It encodes:
- the LOC119301635 gene encoding beta-1,3-galactosyltransferase 6-like, coding for MTMMKAPTSTSYSYLILAPVAILLLLFLLSSLNRTGAGGGSDGLGVLCARRAVAGHPAAAVSARAEAAEPEPEPELSLLVGILTMPKRRERRDIVRLAYALQPAAQGARVDVRFVFCNVTDPAEAALVALEIMHHGDIIVLDCAENMNDGKTYAYFSSVPRLFAAAPYDYVMKTDDDTYLRVAALVAELRPRPRDDVYLGYGYNMSGDPKLFMHGMGYVLSWDLASWVSTAEEILARNDTLGPEDLMLGKWLNLAGKGRNRYDLKPRMYDLSWDMDNLRPDSVAVHMLKDNRRWATTLRYFNVTAGIKPSELYHLP